A section of the Salmo salar chromosome ssa05, Ssal_v3.1, whole genome shotgun sequence genome encodes:
- the LOC123743131 gene encoding uncharacterized protein produces MSVTVTKGGGVTVFTVNSKEGSSWPLLCQILGTLCYSPACSVSQGLRRLQASSQSALGTIQIMVGVLNIGLGAILVSTDYSSSLRWIGVPYWLGGVYIAVGIMCILAEKFPTPCLVGINVFMNLSGAALAMTGIVLYAVDLANYNFWWKCNDDNYNWRDDYYQVTKPPSGPERDRLLAKCKDAKQIAQMLMNALDIVLIVLAVLQLCVTISSAVLGLKALYKNGKEGKEKIQDLEQYKPLLEEVTTNPAA; encoded by the exons ATGTCAGTGACTGTGACCAAAGGCGGAGGGGTGACTGTATTTACTGTGAACTCAAAAGAAGGAAGCAGTTGGCCCCTGCTGTGTCAAATACTTGGGACCCTGTGCTACAGCCCAGCATGCTCTGTGTCCCAGGGACTGAGGAGGCTCCAAGCAAGTTCCCAGTCAGCTCTGGGG ACTATACAGATCATGGTGGGAGTACTCAACATTGGCTTGGGAGCGATCCTTGTTAGCACTGATTATTCTAGCTCACTGCGATGGATTGGGGTTCCTTATTGGCTTGGTGGTGTG TATATAGCAGTTGGCATCATGTGTATCTTGGCTGAGAAGTTCCCCACTCCCTGCTTG GTGGGCATCAATGTGTTCATGAACCTGTCAGGTGCTGCTCTGGCCATGACTGGAATTGTGCTGTATGCTGTAGACCTGGCAAACTACAATTTCTGGTGGAAATGCAATGATGACAACTACAACTGGCGAGATGACTACTACCAGGTGACAAAACCACCCAGTGGTCCGGAGAGGGATAGACTCTTGGCGAAATGCAAAGATGCCAAGCAGATTGCTCAG ATGTTGATGAATGCCTTGGACATCGTGCTCATCGTCCTTGCAGTCCTTCAGCTTTGTGTCACCATAAGCTCTGCGGTGTTGGGTCTCAAGGCTTTGTACAAGAATGGAAAGGAGGGAAAAGAG AAGATCCAGGACCTGGAGCAGTATAAGCCTCTGCTGGAGGAGGTCACCACTAACCCTGCAGCTTAA
- the LOC123743130 gene encoding 1-phosphatidylinositol phosphodiesterase, whose protein sequence is MFSSFNVTMRTTEKALFCHLYMLLLFVGFCQGKDLFFNDKGLLLPESYKIGWMEAIDDDKLISDITIPGTHDTMALYGGPAAECQAWDLGDQLRAGIRYLDLRIFAFENKLYVMHWVVYQHKSFYEVLDTIRAFLAEFRSEAVLIRVKPDLFDKDNVEELVGKMIIDDTDIWVKSDMPTMAEARGKMIFVQKSSFKLGIPLLETDSKDDYEVTHIADKENKIVKHLTQASGDCGGDYIVLSYSSGTGIGTLLGMFLTPKKVAEKIDPWLDQYLRQFSSDHSSACFGVIAMDFPGIDLIQTVIKINSH, encoded by the exons ATGTTTTCCTCCTTTAACGTGACCATGAGGACCACTGAGAAAGCTCTGTTTTGCCACCTCTACATGTTACTGCTTTTTGT AGGTTTTTGCCAAGGAAAGGACCTCTTCTTCAATGACAAAGGACTCCTACTTCCAGAATCCTACAAGATTGGCTGGATGGAGGCCATTGATGATGACAAATTAATCTCTGACATCACCATACCTGGTACCCATGATACCATGGCTCTCTATGGAGGCCCAGCGGCAGAGTGTCAGGCCTGGGATTTGGGGGATCAGCTGAGGGCTGGCATACGCTACCTGGACCTCAGGATATTCGCCTTTGAAAACAAACTCTATGTCATGCATTGGGTTGTCTACCAACACAAGTCGTTCTATGAGGTCCTTGACACGATCAGAGCATTTTTGGCCGAATTCAGAAGTGAGGCAGTTCTCATTAGAGTAAAGCCTGATTTGTTTGATAAAGATAATGTTGAGGAGCTGGTTGGAAAAATGATTATTGATGATACAGATATATGGGTGAAGTCTGACATGCCAACTATGGCTGAGGCAAGAGGAAAGATGATATTTGTACAGAAATCCAGCTTTAAGCTGGGCATTCCTCTCTTGGAAACAGACAGCAAGGATGACTATGAAGTTACTCATATTGCAGACAAGGAGAACAAAATTGTGAAACACTTGACACAAGCTTCAGGTGATTGTGGTGGGGATTATATCGTTCTGAGCTACTCCAGTGGTACTGGCATTGGCACACTGTTGGGCATGTTTTTAACTCCCAAGAAGGTGGCTGAAAAGATTGACCCATGGCTTGATCAGTATCTGAGACAGTTCTCTAGTGACCACAGCAGTGCATGTTTCGGGGTGATTGCCATGGACTTTCCTGGTATCGACCTCATTCAAACAGTCATTAAGATCAACAGTCATTAA
- the LOC106605243 gene encoding uncharacterized protein: MSVTVTKGGGVTVFTVNSKEGSSWPLLCQILGTLCYSPACSVSQGLRRLQASSQSALGTIQIMVGVLNIGLGAILVSTDYSSSLRWIGVPYWLGGVFIAVGIMCILAEKFPSPCLVGINVLMNLSGAALAITGIVLYAVDLANYNFWWICNDDNYNWRDDYYQVTKPPSDPERDRLLAKCKDAKQIAQMLMNALDIVLIVLAVLQLCVTISSAVLGLKALYKNGKEGKENIQDLEQYKPLLEEVTTNPAA; encoded by the exons ATGTCAGTGACTGTGACCAAAGGCGGAGGGGTGACTGTATTTACTGTGAACTCAAAAGAAGGAAGCAGTTGGCCCCTGCTGTGTCAAATACTTGGGACCCTGTGCTACAGCCCAGCATGCTCTGTGTCCCAGGGACTGAGGAGGCTCCAAGCAAGTTCCCAGTCAGCTCTGGGG ACTATACAGATCATGGTGGGAGTACTCAACATTGGCTTGGGAGCGATCCTTGTTAGCACTGATTATTCTAGCTCACTGCGATGGATTGGGGTTCCTTATTGGCTTGGTGGTGTG TTTATAGCAGTTGGCATCATGTGTATCTTGGCTGAGAAGTTCCCCAGTCCCTGCTTG GTGGGCATCAATGTGTTGATGAACCTGTCAGGTGCTGCTCTGGCCATTACTGGAATTGTGCTGTATGCTGTAGACCTGGCAAACTACAATTTCTGGTGGATTTGCAATGATGACAACTACAACTGGCGAGATGACTACTACCAGGTGACAAAACCACCCAGTGATCCGGAGAGGGATAGACTCTTGGCGAAATGCAAAGATGCCAAGCAGATTGCTCAG ATGTTGATGAATGCCTTGGACATCGTGCTCATCGTCCTTGCAGTCCTTCAGCTTTGTGTCACCATCAGCTCTGCGGTGTTGGGTCTCAAGGCTTTGTACAAGAATGGAAAGGAGGGAAAAGAG AACATCCAGGACCTGGAGCAGTATAAGCCTCTGCTGGAGGAGGTCACCACTAACCCTGCAGCTTAA